The Colias croceus chromosome 3, ilColCroc2.1 genome includes a region encoding these proteins:
- the LOC123706269 gene encoding protein crossbronx homolog isoform X1: MNEKEQENMKELYSIFRQEYIIMAEYRMLQTENLEGIYVIPSYENSFEWFGVIFVRTGIYNGGVFRFTLTLPEKFPEDKVPTLAFTSQLYHPAVDANTGELNLNEVFPHWDKKQNHIWQILKYLHYIFSNMNIKSPANNDASMMFKTNKKMFMEKAKECVSLSTEHLYDDPPTDDKHYITFKPYDPKIHDAARNKMLKPRETDETSHGISWVQTGTYQSFSKEETL, translated from the exons ATGAATGAGAAAGAACAAGAAAACATGAAGGAACTCTATTCAATTTTCCGacaagaatatattattatggccGAATA tcgaatgctacaaacggaaaactTAGAAGGGATTTATGTAATACCATCATATGAAAATTCATTTG AATGGTTTGGAGTTATTTTCGTAAGAACAGGCATATACAATGGTGGAGTGTTCAGATTTACTTTAACATTACCTGAGAAGTTTCCAGAAGATAAAGTTCCT ACACTAGCATTCACTTCACAATTGTACCATCCAGCAGTTGATGCAAATACTGGTGAACTTAACCTCAATGAAGTTTTCCCGCACTGGGATAAGAAACAAAATCATATTTGgcaaatactaaaatatttacactaTATATTCTCAAACATGAACATAAAATCACCAGCAAATAATGATGCCTCTATGAT gtttaaaacaaataaaaagatgtTTATGGAAAAGGCCAAGGAGTGTGTTTCTTTAAGTACTGAACATTTATATGATGATCCTCCTACAGATGACAAGCATTACATAACATTTAAACCATATGACCCCAAAATACATGACGCtgcaagaaataaaatgctgAAACCAAGAGAAACTGATGAGACTTCACATGGGATTTCTTGGGTTCAAACTGGAACATATCAGTCTTTTTCTAAAGAAGAAACTTTGTGa
- the LOC123706269 gene encoding protein crossbronx homolog isoform X2: MRVIANYVIRMLQTENLEGIYVIPSYENSFEWFGVIFVRTGIYNGGVFRFTLTLPEKFPEDKVPTLAFTSQLYHPAVDANTGELNLNEVFPHWDKKQNHIWQILKYLHYIFSNMNIKSPANNDASMMFKTNKKMFMEKAKECVSLSTEHLYDDPPTDDKHYITFKPYDPKIHDAARNKMLKPRETDETSHGISWVQTGTYQSFSKEETL; encoded by the exons ATGAGAGTGATTGCCAACTATGtcat tcgaatgctacaaacggaaaactTAGAAGGGATTTATGTAATACCATCATATGAAAATTCATTTG AATGGTTTGGAGTTATTTTCGTAAGAACAGGCATATACAATGGTGGAGTGTTCAGATTTACTTTAACATTACCTGAGAAGTTTCCAGAAGATAAAGTTCCT ACACTAGCATTCACTTCACAATTGTACCATCCAGCAGTTGATGCAAATACTGGTGAACTTAACCTCAATGAAGTTTTCCCGCACTGGGATAAGAAACAAAATCATATTTGgcaaatactaaaatatttacactaTATATTCTCAAACATGAACATAAAATCACCAGCAAATAATGATGCCTCTATGAT gtttaaaacaaataaaaagatgtTTATGGAAAAGGCCAAGGAGTGTGTTTCTTTAAGTACTGAACATTTATATGATGATCCTCCTACAGATGACAAGCATTACATAACATTTAAACCATATGACCCCAAAATACATGACGCtgcaagaaataaaatgctgAAACCAAGAGAAACTGATGAGACTTCACATGGGATTTCTTGGGTTCAAACTGGAACATATCAGTCTTTTTCTAAAGAAGAAACTTTGTGa
- the LOC123706268 gene encoding UPF0598 protein CG30010: MFYRNMIGRMLNVNKLQTVQTSNLKYLLSQIRSLKYVQGQEPEPKIREYFYYIDHQGMLFLDDSKMKNFTSCFKEKKFLEFFFKRLRLNSMGKYEDDFPYISLCGRERNYIRCDDVPIVFTHIVSKESPKMEFLTYAYVGESMMFKFMPEKIYMLPETGRVYHPADEKYGGVGLIRSKLAIELSKNFTFAKGDSCPPTHFNWGDNTYELDQFWFKDKVKQYKLKIRTVPD; this comes from the exons atgttctatAGAAATATGATTGGTAGaatgttaaatgttaataagTTACAAACAGTGCAAACAagtaacttaaaatatttattgtctcAAATAAggtcattaaaatatgttcaaGGGCAAGAACCCGAGCCAAAAATTAgagaatatttttactacataGACCATCAAGGTatg ttatttttagatGATTCAAAAATGAAGAATTTTACTTCTTgttttaaagaaaagaaattttTAGAATTCTTCTTCAAAAGGCTTCGTTTAAACAGTATGGGTAAATATGAGGATGATTTTCCTTACATATCACTGTGTGGAAGAGAAAGAAATTACATTAGATGTGACGATGTTCCAATTGTTTTTACACATATTGTATCTAAGGAGTCTCCCAAAATGGAATTCTTGACTTATGCATATGTGGGTGAATCCAtgatgtttaaatttatgccTGAGAAAATCTATATGCTCCCAGAGACTGGAAGGGTCTATCATCCAGCTGATGAAAAATATGGTGGGGTTGGTTTAATACGATCAAAACTAGCAATTGAATTAAGTAAAAACTTTACATTTGCAAAAGGGGATTCATGTCCCCCAACCCACTTCAATTGGGGTGATAATACCTATGAATTAGATCAATTTTGGTTTAAAGATAAGGTGAAACAGTACAAATTGAAAATAAGAACAGTCCCTGattaa